The following are encoded in a window of Prochlorococcus marinus str. MIT 1013 genomic DNA:
- a CDS encoding cytochrome oxidase, with the protein MPLKKKPVPVPWDLKEGDGNYLKEPWILKKGKEFVTIETDVNNRGNFYLQKDDEKRLSLSALQAKLTYHQLLEFGYKLQKPKRKKTKSQTISDDLI; encoded by the coding sequence ATGCCATTAAAGAAAAAGCCAGTACCAGTTCCATGGGATTTAAAGGAGGGGGATGGCAACTACCTAAAAGAGCCTTGGATTCTTAAGAAGGGAAAAGAGTTTGTCACTATTGAGACAGATGTCAATAATAGAGGAAATTTCTATCTTCAAAAAGATGATGAAAAACGTTTATCTTTAAGTGCTTTACAAGCTAAATTGACATATCATCAACTCCTTGAGTTTGGTTATAAGCTTCAAAAACCAAAGAGAAAAAAAACAAAGTCACAAACGATATCTGATGATTTAATTTGA
- a CDS encoding chlorophyll a/b-binding protein, with translation MNKETNYWKTAEIMNGRLAMMGFFAAVINYGLTGWIIPGII, from the coding sequence ATGAACAAAGAAACTAACTACTGGAAAACAGCTGAAATAATGAATGGTCGTCTCGCGATGATGGGCTTCTTTGCTGCAGTCATTAACTACGGACTAACTGGCTGGATTATTCCAGGGATTATTTAG
- a CDS encoding high light inducible protein — translation MTTQNNNNSRNIDPEKVTAERLNGYAALFGCIALVGAYATTGQIIPGFV, via the coding sequence ATGACTACTCAAAACAACAACAACAGCAGAAACATTGATCCTGAAAAGGTAACTGCAGAAAGACTTAACGGCTATGCTGCATTATTTGGATGCATTGCTCTAGTTGGTGCATATGCAACAACAGGTCAAATCATTCCAGGTTTCGTGTAA
- a CDS encoding high light inducible protein has product MKNQTTETPRVEEGKVIAERLNGYAAFVGCWALIGAYLTTGQIIPGVV; this is encoded by the coding sequence ATGAAAAATCAAACCACTGAAACTCCAAGAGTTGAAGAAGGCAAAGTAATTGCTGAAAGACTCAATGGCTACGCAGCATTTGTTGGATGCTGGGCACTCATTGGTGCATATCTAACAACAGGTCAAATCATTCCAGGTGTTGTGTAA
- a CDS encoding high light inducible protein — protein MQPSNKTILERSIGRPAMMAFVLLTGIYLTTGQLIPGVV, from the coding sequence ATGCAACCATCTAACAAAACAATCCTAGAAAGAAGCATCGGCAGACCAGCCATGATGGCATTCGTTCTACTAACAGGTATCTATCTAACAACCGGTCAACTTATTCCAGGTGTCGTTTAA
- a CDS encoding high light inducible protein produces MTTSSSSQVITEYGKQNIFGRETQPQLVEDYTSYPEEAEKTNGRWAMIGMISLLISYFTTGQIIPGIF; encoded by the coding sequence ATGACGACTTCATCTTCTTCTCAAGTAATCACTGAGTACGGCAAGCAAAACATCTTTGGCCGTGAAACACAGCCTCAGCTTGTAGAGGACTACACCAGCTATCCAGAAGAAGCTGAAAAGACAAATGGCCGTTGGGCAATGATCGGAATGATCAGTCTTTTGATTTCATATTTCACCACAGGTCAAATCATTCCTGGAATTTTCTAA